The following coding sequences lie in one Cyanobacteria bacterium QS_8_64_29 genomic window:
- a CDS encoding ABC transporter ATP-binding protein, translated as MLAARDLDKSFDGLKAVDGANIEVASGSITGLIGPNGAGKTTLFNLISGFASPDRGRVSFVGTDIQHLRPHQIAQHGLVRTFQTARVLARLSVLDNMLLGAQKQAGENPFRVWFHRRQVAREQRQNREWAMTVLEAVGLGDMAHEYAGSLSGGQRKLLEMARTLMVHPKLVLLDEPVAGVNPKLVERICEQIAAWNRDGIAFLIVEHNMDALMSLCDCIWVLAQGRNLAQGTPTEIQTDPQVLDAYLGR; from the coding sequence CTGCTAGCGGCGCGCGATCTGGACAAAAGCTTTGATGGGCTCAAAGCCGTGGATGGGGCTAATATTGAGGTTGCCTCGGGCAGCATCACCGGGTTGATCGGCCCCAACGGCGCTGGCAAGACCACGCTGTTCAACCTCATCTCGGGCTTTGCATCCCCTGATCGCGGCCGAGTGAGCTTCGTTGGCACCGACATCCAGCACTTGCGCCCGCATCAAATCGCCCAGCACGGGTTGGTGCGCACCTTTCAAACGGCGCGCGTGCTCGCCCGCCTCTCGGTGCTAGACAACATGCTACTGGGGGCGCAGAAACAGGCTGGGGAAAACCCGTTTCGGGTCTGGTTCCACCGCCGGCAGGTTGCCCGCGAGCAACGCCAGAACCGCGAATGGGCCATGACCGTTCTGGAAGCGGTGGGATTGGGAGACATGGCGCACGAGTACGCCGGCTCGCTCTCGGGCGGTCAGCGCAAGCTGCTGGAGATGGCGCGGACGCTGATGGTCCATCCCAAGCTGGTGCTGCTGGATGAACCGGTTGCCGGGGTCAATCCCAAACTCGTCGAGCGCATTTGCGAGCAGATTGCGGCCTGGAACCGCGACGGCATCGCGTTTTTGATCGTCGAGCACAACATGGATGCGCTCATGTCGCTGTGCGATTGCATCTGGGTGCTGGCGCAGGGGCGCAACCTGGCGCAGGGTACCCCCACCGAGATTCAAACCGATCCCCAAGTGCTGGATGCCTACCTCGGTCGCTAG